The Hymenobacter oligotrophus genome segment GAAAAACCCATCGGCGCTGGGCCAATGGGTTTTGTAGTTATGTATGCTACACTGCTTACGCGTTGTTGGTAGCATTTTTTGGCGGACGGCCCGGGCCACGGCGGCGGCCCTCACCTGCTTCGCCGTTACCTTCGGCAGCGGGTTTGCGACCTGGTTTTTTGCGTTGGTTGGGCTCGTAAGCAGGGTCAAGCAATTCAGCTAGCTCGTTTAAGGCAGACTGAACCTTGCCGTGAGCACGACGAATTTCCCGCACCAAATTTTCGTTGCGCCCAGCGTCTTCCAGTACTTTTTGCAGGTGCTGAAGGTTTAGTTCGGCCATTTTATATTTAAGGTTAATGGTTCAAATACTGAGCAAAGAAACGAGAATTAAGAAATAAAGTAACCGTGTTATTAATTTTTTATTTGAAAATAGTAGGCAATAGATCTGCTTGGGTAGTGTAAAAGAATTGAGCAGGCCGCATCGAACCCTTTGAAAGCCGCATTATAGCAGCGCTGCATAAGCAATATTAGCACAATCATGCTCCAGAGCCTGAGGTTAATTACTAGGTGCTGTCGGTCGAAAAATAAGTTTACAGGGGTTGCTAAATCATTCGCCAACGCCGGTTTCGTCGCTTGAAATGCGCCATAGCCGAAAGGCCTCGGCGCGGCTAGCAGCTTTGCTCGAAATGCGTGCTGGGCGGCAACTCTTCAGGTACGCTCCGTTGAGTTTTTGCGGATCGGTCTCTGTTACGAGGCACACAATTGTTTCGGCGGCTTTTTCGTTCGAGCGGGCAAACGGCAACGCTAATACCATCATGGCGCGCATAAACCAGGAGCTGTGCACCCACAGATTTGAGCGTACCAAACCGGGGTGCAGGCAGTGGGCCGTAATTGGCGTTAGCTCCAAGCGTTCGGTAAGTGCTTTTGTGAACAGAATATTGGCCAGTTTCGAATCGCAATAAGCTGTAAAGGCGCTGCTCCGGTTTGGGTCGATGCGGGCTTCCAGGGTACTCTCGATTTCGCCCAGCCAGTGCGCTTCAGAAGCCACGGTAATAATGCGGGCGCCGGCGCCGGCCTGCTCTAGCAGCGGCAGCAAGCGGTTGGTGAGCACAAACGGGGCGAGGTGGTTGGTTGCCCAGCACAATTCGTGGCCTTCGTCGGTAGCGATGAGCTTATCGGGCAGCACGCCAGCGTTGTTAATGAGCACATCAAGTTTCGGAAAACGACTCAGCACCTCGTCGCAGAGCTTGTGCACCTCCGCCAACTGGGCTAGGTCGCACAACAGCAACTCGGGTACGGGGGTGTCGGGTGCCGCTGCGGCTTGTACCTCGGCCAAAGCACGTTGGCCGCGGGCTTGGTTGCGGCACACCAGCAGCAGGTGCGCACCTAGGGCAGCAAGTCGTTTGGCGGCAGCCAGGCCAATGCCGGCCGAGGCGCCCGTAAGCAAAATGGTGCGGCCGCGCAGCGGCTGCTCAGCAGTGATAGTACGCATGGTGGAGAAGCCGGGAGTGGACGGGAGGCCTCTGGCTTGGGTGCATACGCAAAAATGCCGCTCCCGGTAACCGGAGGCGGCATTTGCGCTATGATTAGTAACGAATGCTTAGAAAGGCAGGTCGTTGTCGTCGTCGGAGGCAATGGGGGCCGGGCGCTGGGGCTGGGCGTCGCGGCGCAGGCCGGGGTTGTTGTTGGCAGCCGGAGCAGCGTAGCCACCGCCCTGCTGGCCACCCGCGCTGGCACCACCAGCGGCAGGCTCGATGCGCCAAGCTTCGAGGTTGGTGAAGTACAGCATCTGGCCGTTCTTATTGAAACCGCGGCCACGCAGGTTGAATTGCACGCGTACCTCGTCGCCAATTTTGTATTGGTCGATCAGGGCCGTTTTGTCTTGTACCAGCTGAAACTTGATATGCTCGGGATACTGGCCGTCTACGACTTCCAGCACGAACTCGCGCTTGCGGAATTTCTCGCTCACCTGTTGCTCGTCCATGATGTCGTGCAGGCGGCCGGTAGCTTCGTAAGCCATAGTCAATGAAAAGGGGAATGTTGAAAATTTATAAGCCAAATCTACGAAAAATAATTCCGGATGGGTGGTGCTGGGCTGGGTTGTCGGCGCACTTTTGCACACCTATATATATAAGGAGTAATTCGGGCGAAAAGCGCGGTTAAACCGCGTCCGGCCGTTGCCGTACTGGTAGCTCAGCCACTTTTCATCATTGCATGTCGCACATTGCCCTTGCCTTGCACGGCGGCGCCGGCACCATTGCCCGCAACCAGCTGCTGCCCGAGGCCGAATACGAATACCGCCAAGCTTTGCAACAGGCCTTGCTCGCAGGTTACGATTTGCTGCGCCAAGGCGCTCCGGCCCTCGATGCGGTCGAACTCACTGTGGTGCATCTCGAAAACAACCCACTTTTCAATGCCGGCCGCGGGGCCGTGTTCACGCACGAAGGGCACCACGAACTTGACGCCTCCATCATGGACGGGCGCACCAAGCAAGCCGGCGCCGTAACGGGCGTGCGCGCGGTGCAAAATCCCATCAGGGCGGCCCGCTTGGTAATGGAGCGCTCCGAGCACGTGCTGCTGGCTTGGCCCGGCGCCGAGGAGTTTGCCCGCCAACAGGGCCTGGCCATGCAGCCGCCGGCTTATTTTTTTACCGAGCATCGGTTTGCTCAGCTGCAAGAGGCGCTGGCTAGCGGCCGCGTCCGCCTCGACCACAGTCACGACGCCCCGCTCAACGAACCCAACAAATTCGACGAAGACCCCAAGCGCAAAATGGGAACGGTAGGGGCCGTAGCCTGCGACCAGTACGGGAACCTGGCGGCCGCTACCAGCACCGGCGGCATGACCAACAAGCGCTATTCGCGCGTAGGCGATTCGCCCATCATCGGGGCGGGTACGTGGGCCGATAACCGCACTTGCGCCATAAGCTGCACCGGCCACGGCGAGTTCTTCATGCGGGCGGTGGTGGCGCACGACGTGGCCTGCCTGATGGAATACCGCGGCCTGAGCCTGGCCGAGGCTTGCCGCGTGGTGGTGCACGAAAAGCTGGCGCCCATCGGGGGCGAGGGCGGGTTGGTGGCCGTTGATGCCGCCGGCAACCTTGCGCTGCCCTTCAACTCCGAGGGCATGTACCGCGCCTGCATCAGCAGCTACTCGCCCTTGTTTGTGGGCATTTACCACGACGAAAATTAACCAATCCCTAGGTGCCCCGAAGCCCGGGTGGGCCAGGCACCTATGTCGCAAAAGGCCAAGCGGCCCCGGCAGTTGCGCAACTGCCGGGGCCGCTTGGTATGTAATACTAGGCTAGCGGGGCTACGACGAAGGCGGAATTGCCAGGGCCGGAGAGTGCGCCGCCACGGCTGCGTCGTGGGTTGGCTTATCGACGAAAAAGCGGCGTTCGTGAATGTCGTACACGTTGCCTTTTGCCAACACGTGCATGGTAATGTTTTCGATCGACAAAGCGGTGCCCTTGGCTGCGCCAGCTGCGTTGTTGTGCCGAATGTGGTGGCCGTCGATGATGATAACCAGGTTGGAGCCGATGGTTTCGATGAGGTTGCCGTTGCGGATGAGCACGCCCGTGTCCTCGCCCAGACCAATGCCGATGAACGTGGGATGAAGCCCCACCGCTTCGATCAGGCGGCCAAACCGGCCCCGCTTCACAAAGTGCGAGTCGATGATGACGTTTGGGATGAAGCTCAGGCCGGTTCCCATTTTCACGGCGCCTTTGATGAGGGACTCGGGCACCGAGCCGCCACGGATCATGATGTGCGACATGGCCATGGCTCCAGCGCTGGTGCCGGCAATCACAAAATCGGGCTCGGCGAAGTAGCGCTGGGTAAGGATTTCCAGAAACCGCGTGCCGCAAAACATTTCCTTAAGCCGCGACTGGTCGCCGCCCGAAAACATTACCAGGTCAGCGGCCAGCAAACGCGCGAGCATCTCGGGCCGGTCCGTGTCTTCGGGCACCCGAATGTCCATCACGCCAACGTCGAAGCAGTTCAGCATGCTAAACGACGACACGTAAATGCGGCCTACCTCTT includes the following:
- a CDS encoding SDR family NAD(P)-dependent oxidoreductase; translation: MRTITAEQPLRGRTILLTGASAGIGLAAAKRLAALGAHLLLVCRNQARGQRALAEVQAAAAPDTPVPELLLCDLAQLAEVHKLCDEVLSRFPKLDVLINNAGVLPDKLIATDEGHELCWATNHLAPFVLTNRLLPLLEQAGAGARIITVASEAHWLGEIESTLEARIDPNRSSAFTAYCDSKLANILFTKALTERLELTPITAHCLHPGLVRSNLWVHSSWFMRAMMVLALPFARSNEKAAETIVCLVTETDPQKLNGAYLKSCRPARISSKAASRAEAFRLWRISSDETGVGE
- a CDS encoding DUF3127 domain-containing protein, whose product is MAYEATGRLHDIMDEQQVSEKFRKREFVLEVVDGQYPEHIKFQLVQDKTALIDQYKIGDEVRVQFNLRGRGFNKNGQMLYFTNLEAWRIEPAAGGASAGGQQGGGYAAPAANNNPGLRRDAQPQRPAPIASDDDNDLPF
- a CDS encoding isoaspartyl peptidase/L-asparaginase family protein, whose amino-acid sequence is MSHIALALHGGAGTIARNQLLPEAEYEYRQALQQALLAGYDLLRQGAPALDAVELTVVHLENNPLFNAGRGAVFTHEGHHELDASIMDGRTKQAGAVTGVRAVQNPIRAARLVMERSEHVLLAWPGAEEFARQQGLAMQPPAYFFTEHRFAQLQEALASGRVRLDHSHDAPLNEPNKFDEDPKRKMGTVGAVACDQYGNLAAATSTGGMTNKRYSRVGDSPIIGAGTWADNRTCAISCTGHGEFFMRAVVAHDVACLMEYRGLSLAEACRVVVHEKLAPIGGEGGLVAVDAAGNLALPFNSEGMYRACISSYSPLFVGIYHDEN
- a CDS encoding cyanophycinase, yielding MNAPKPQGKLIAVGGNEDKGTYPNPRKKKKYYLNFFELGILKRTVLESGKTNPRIEVITTASMIPEEVGRIYVSSFSMLNCFDVGVMDIRVPEDTDRPEMLARLLAADLVMFSGGDQSRLKEMFCGTRFLEILTQRYFAEPDFVIAGTSAGAMAMSHIMIRGGSVPESLIKGAVKMGTGLSFIPNVIIDSHFVKRGRFGRLIEAVGLHPTFIGIGLGEDTGVLIRNGNLIETIGSNLVIIIDGHHIRHNNAAGAAKGTALSIENITMHVLAKGNVYDIHERRFFVDKPTHDAAVAAHSPALAIPPSS